One window of the Pseudomonas sp. S04 genome contains the following:
- a CDS encoding methyl-accepting chemotaxis protein: MYRWLAENLGNVSVNRKLGIGFGLVLLMTLLITVNGWSGMSSIISRGDKLGFISSLAALTKDLRIARLDYDMRHGEQGPAAVNEVLNNLDQGLKSALTMIEQPADAAILNEQLEALSEYRHAFADMTQATTHREAARAKLGATADAAVARVNEVEKALLQGDNVAQFNSVIDLSKLLQQARFQVRGYTYSGKAEAEQPALAAIDAALDYLKALPAQLPEQHVGNLQQASDSLIGYRAAVSQYRDAQVASATALKDMAHQGDVLLELSKKLTLSQTVVRDTDAAHAKNTLLLSTVLALVFGLIAAWAITRQIIIPLNQALKAAERVAAGDLTHNLISQRRDELGQLQRAIQSMIVGLRELIGGISDGVTQIASAAEELSAVTEQTSAGVNSQKVETDQVATAMNEMAATVQEVARNAEEASEAAVAADQQAREGDKVVGEAIAQIERLATEVGHSTVAMGDLKRESDKIGSVLDVIKSVAQQTNLLALNAAIEAARAGEAGRGFAVVADEVRSLAQRTQKSTEEIEELIVGLQSGTQQVATILDNSRSLTDSSVELTRRAGGSLDNITRTVSAIQAMNQQIAAAAEQQSAVAEEINRSVLNVRDVSEQTSAASEETAASSVELARLGTHLQMLVGKFRV, encoded by the coding sequence ATGTACCGATGGTTAGCCGAGAACCTTGGCAATGTGAGCGTAAATCGCAAGCTGGGCATCGGCTTCGGCCTGGTCTTGCTGATGACCCTGCTGATCACCGTCAACGGCTGGTCGGGCATGAGCAGCATCATCAGCCGGGGCGACAAGCTCGGCTTCATCTCCAGCCTCGCCGCACTGACCAAAGACCTGCGCATTGCCCGCCTGGACTATGACATGCGTCACGGCGAGCAAGGACCGGCGGCGGTGAACGAGGTGCTGAACAACCTCGACCAGGGCCTCAAGAGCGCCCTGACGATGATCGAGCAGCCCGCCGACGCCGCCATACTCAATGAGCAACTGGAAGCCCTCAGCGAGTACCGGCACGCCTTCGCCGACATGACCCAGGCCACCACCCATCGTGAAGCCGCCAGAGCCAAGCTGGGCGCGACCGCTGACGCTGCCGTGGCCCGCGTCAACGAAGTGGAGAAAGCCCTGCTGCAAGGCGACAACGTGGCGCAGTTCAACAGCGTCATCGACCTCAGCAAACTGCTCCAGCAGGCGCGCTTCCAGGTCCGCGGCTACACCTACAGCGGCAAGGCCGAGGCCGAACAGCCGGCCCTGGCCGCCATCGACGCAGCCCTCGACTACCTCAAGGCCCTGCCCGCGCAACTGCCCGAGCAGCACGTCGGCAACCTGCAACAGGCCAGCGACTCGCTGATCGGCTACCGCGCGGCGGTCAGCCAGTACCGCGATGCCCAGGTGGCCAGCGCCACCGCACTCAAGGACATGGCCCATCAAGGCGACGTCCTGCTGGAACTGAGCAAAAAACTCACGCTGTCGCAGACGGTCGTCCGCGACACCGACGCCGCCCACGCCAAGAACACCCTATTGCTGAGCACGGTGCTGGCCCTGGTGTTCGGCCTGATCGCTGCCTGGGCCATCACCCGGCAGATCATCATCCCGCTGAACCAGGCCCTCAAGGCCGCCGAGCGGGTGGCCGCCGGCGACCTGACGCACAACCTGATCTCCCAGCGCCGCGACGAACTGGGCCAACTGCAGCGCGCGATCCAGAGCATGATCGTCGGCCTGCGCGAGCTGATTGGCGGGATCAGCGATGGCGTCACGCAAATCGCCAGCGCTGCCGAAGAGCTGTCGGCGGTGACCGAGCAGACCAGCGCCGGGGTCAACAGCCAGAAGGTCGAGACCGATCAGGTCGCCACCGCGATGAACGAAATGGCCGCCACCGTGCAGGAAGTCGCGCGTAACGCCGAAGAGGCCTCGGAGGCCGCCGTCGCGGCCGACCAGCAGGCCCGTGAAGGCGACAAAGTGGTCGGCGAAGCCATCGCCCAGATCGAGCGCCTGGCCACCGAGGTCGGCCACTCCACGGTCGCCATGGGCGATCTGAAGCGCGAGAGCGACAAGATCGGCAGCGTGCTGGACGTGATCAAGTCCGTGGCCCAGCAAACCAACCTGCTGGCCCTCAATGCCGCAATCGAGGCCGCGCGGGCCGGTGAGGCCGGCCGAGGTTTTGCCGTGGTCGCCGATGAAGTGCGCAGCCTGGCGCAACGCACCCAAAAGTCCACCGAAGAGATCGAGGAACTGATCGTTGGCCTGCAGAGCGGCACCCAGCAGGTCGCCACCATCCTGGACAACAGCCGCAGCCTGACCGACAGCAGCGTCGAGCTCACCCGCCGCGCGGGCGGTTCGCTGGACAACATCACCCGCACCGTCTCAGCGATTCAGGCAATGAACCAGCAGATCGCCGCCGCGGCCGAGCAACAAAGCGCCGTGGCCGAAGAGATCAACCGCAGCGTGCTGAATGTGCGTGATGTG
- a CDS encoding 16S rRNA (uracil(1498)-N(3))-methyltransferase: MNLLLLEEADFIAPDRVVLRDRRLTHMQEVHRCEVGDSMRVGRIGGLMGAAQVLRLEPGEAELRVSLDQPPPAKLPLTLVLALPRPKMLRRVFQTVATMGVPKVVLVNSYRVEKSFWQTPFLEPEAIREQLILGLEQARDSVLPEIVIEKRFKPFVEDRLPAIVEGTLGLVGHPGNHPPCPRGLTEPVTLAIGPEGGWIPYEIDLLGKAGLQPVQLGERILRVETAVTALLARLF, translated from the coding sequence GTGAACCTGCTGCTCCTCGAAGAGGCCGATTTCATTGCGCCCGACCGGGTCGTGCTGCGCGATCGGCGCTTGACCCACATGCAGGAAGTGCACCGCTGCGAAGTCGGTGACAGCATGCGCGTCGGACGCATCGGCGGGCTGATGGGTGCGGCCCAAGTGCTGCGCCTGGAACCCGGCGAAGCCGAGTTGCGGGTCAGCCTTGACCAGCCACCGCCGGCCAAGCTGCCCCTGACCCTGGTCCTCGCCCTGCCTCGGCCGAAGATGCTGCGCCGGGTGTTCCAGACCGTGGCCACCATGGGCGTGCCCAAGGTGGTGCTGGTCAACAGCTACCGGGTCGAAAAGAGCTTCTGGCAGACCCCCTTCCTCGAGCCCGAGGCGATTCGCGAACAATTGATCCTCGGCCTGGAGCAGGCCCGCGACAGCGTGCTGCCGGAAATCGTCATCGAAAAACGCTTCAAGCCCTTCGTCGAAGACCGCCTGCCGGCCATCGTCGAGGGCACCCTCGGGCTGGTCGGCCACCCTGGCAACCACCCACCCTGCCCTCGCGGGCTGACCGAGCCCGTGACCCTGGCCATCGGCCCGGAAGGCGGCTGGATCCCCTACGAAATCGACCTGCTGGGCAAGGCCGGACTGCAACCGGTACAGCTCGGCGAGCGCATCCTGCGAGTCGAAACCGCAGTCACCGCACTGCTCGCTCGCCTATTCTGA